ATGAACATTGTCTTCTCTTGTTTCTCCTTTTTGCCCTACCATTTTGCATGCATCCTTGTGATCTATACCTTTAGAAGGGAAAGATGGATCTTATTAATTGTTGATGGTCTATCAGTTTTTTCGTTGGTAATTGATTTACTGAATTCCTTTATCTGTGAATGGAATTTCACTTTACATACGACtcgttttgtttttttgttgtagAAAGGAAAATTGAAGCTTGTTCACATTGTTGATGTCCCTGGGCACTCTCGTCTTAGGCCGAAACTAGATGAGTTCCTACCTCTAGCAGCTGGCGTTGTGTTTGTGGTGGATTCTGTGGAATTTTTACCAAACTGCCGTCCTGCTTCAGAGTACTGATAATTTGTTGTTGCTTATACTTTACATTGGCAGTTGTTAATTTGCATTGGATATCTGACAACTGATTCGTATAATCCCTCTTGTATGAAGGTACTTGTATGAGATCTTGACAAAGGCAAGTGTGGTCAAGAAAAATGTTCCAGTACTCCTCCTTTGCAACAAGGTTGACAAAGTAACTGCACATACAGCAGAATTCATCAGAAAACAGCTGGAGAAAGAAATGTAAGAGTACACTATGCATGCATTTACTTTGGAGCAAACACCAATTTGCCTTTTgtttacatacatatatattatgcaTGTGTAACCATAAGTCTGATCTGAACACATAAAAAGGCAGAACTGCCTTCTGAAGAGTTGAAATTTACCTCTCCACGATGGAATACTATGTTGCATGTTTTATTCTACTTTTGGTAATGAGCAAAAACACCCTCTATAAGTTGTTGGTAATATCATTATATCAGCAACAAGCTTACGCCTAAAGAACCTTCCCAATCATGAAATCTTGTTGCATGCTTTATTTGCTAATATGCTTGGAGGCTCACTGAATCATAACCGCTGCAAAAACTTAAAAACTGAAGTGCTATCTATCTCTCGTGTTCTGCTTTATAACTAGTTTGTTTTCTTATTGATCCAGCGACAAACTTCGTACATCAAGAACTGCCGTATCTGATGCAGATATCTCTAATGAATATACGCTTGGTGTACCTGGAGAGCCATTTGCTTTTTCTCAATGCCATAACAGTATAATTATTGCTGAAGCTTCTGGTCTGACCGGTGAAATTTCTCAGCTGGAGAAGTTCATTAGGGAGAATGTGAAACCTTGATTATGGTATTTCAAGCAAACGGGGCAcccttttgatttcttttcttctcttttatttttggtcTGGGAAGCTGAAAATATTGTAATGATAGTCGGAGAAAATACATCTACTTGGAAAACATATTCAGAGTAGGGATAGGGATTTGAAGAGTTGTCTTTATGTTCTATTGGCAAACCCCACCTAAACATTATACTTGTTGTGCATAGAATATCTTGTCATTGGTTTTGATTACTTCCCTTTATTTATGTGCTGACTGCTTTTCATGGCAAAGGACTTTCCTGTGCATAATTTTTCTTCTGTGTGTTTCTGATGTGTTTGAACTAAATAGCGCGTTTTTAATAACCAAGAAATGCTCTTAACACTATGTCCGCTTGTATGACCAAAATTTGATGTTGGGATTATGTTTGGTAATGAGGTAAGGTAAACTAAATAACCCCTTGTGTTTGTGTGTTGGGTGGTATAAAAGCTATGTTCATTGTGAAAGAGATCTCAATTCAAATCAGATCGACTCTAGTGTATATAATGTCAAAAGTATTAACTGGGTTGAGTCGAGTGTTGTTTGATCTACATTATTATCTGTCAAGTGTAATTGAACTGTGTGTTTTGTAGAAGATATTTCTCACGGATTCTTCTCTTCTTTGTTCCTTTAGTCGAGGGTTTATTGGAAACAACCTCTAGACCTGCTAAGGTAGAGATAAGGCTCTGCTGATGAAATCTTACTTATGAGATTAAACTAGGTGTATTGTTGTTTCCAATCCCTTTCATGTTTCAATGTGTACAATATTACTGGCTCCCCAAGCAGTTGTTATTAATACCTTAGGCGATTTAGTATGTATTTGATCTCTCACAACCCCGTTTCTCTTTTTAATGTGTGTGGGTTTTCTTTACACAGGTGCTCGTAGAAAAAAGCCTATCGACCACCATTAAAGAGTTCATTACTGACAAATTGGTAGCAGAAGCTCATTCTTCAACTTGCATCTACTGGAAAGGTTTATATCTGCTGTATGGGTAATCTTTGATATAGAAGCATATGTAGGTCGCATCCAGAGAATGAAACTTATGTAGTGAAGAAAGATTAATATGGTTCGAAAATCGTCTCTCTATCTTCTCAGCTTGGTACCTGTACATTCTATCCTCCCAAGATTCCACGCGTCGAACAAATATAATGACAACTCTGGCAGATAGGAAGGATAAAACGAAGACCACATAAGTTGACACCCTCCTCCCTTCCCTCGCCCCAAATGgaaaggaaaaacataagatTATAGCTAATTGCAAAGCTGTTTCACGGATATTCAACTGTGGTTCCAAGTTAATTAGATATTACAACAGTGTTAgcattaattttttcatgaatcaCACAACACATTATGAAAAAGGAATTTTCTGGTCCTCTCTGAAGAATGTGGAATTAAATTCAAAGTCAAAGCAATAGGGAAGCACAAATTATACTGTAGAGTTATAACGGGATGTTGTAATCGATATTTTAGGAACTGCACTAAATTCATCAACATCGTTGCCCGCATATAgaatttaaagaagaaaataaaattatattaatgaatCTGGATGGTATTGCTGATCTAAATGTTTGTGAATTTGTCCGACAagaacaaagtctaataatggaaatttttttaacaattccAGCAGCCACAACCACAACAATTTCCAATCCCAtacaattcatattttaatagtATTGATTTATCCGGAAAGAATCTATCAGATTATAaagttattattgtaattttttaagtaattatGTTCTGttgtactttttaaaattactattttttttatatttcagtTTGAATGTATGTCAATTACTACTTTGttgaatgtttattattttcgattatttttaattacattgtgttatttgtttaaaaatttatatgtttgcatttataatttttgtgaaggttgattgtagtttatataatttatactagaaacacaaatttaatttttttaagaagtcataaaacaaaaactaatttataaaaaagcaaattttatatctaaaattaatattataaaaatattacataaaataataaatgtacaagagatttaattaaaatataaatttatataatgtttaataaaagtttgtataatgaaataaaattattttttgacaactataatgaaataatattataatattcaaaaagtgaATTGGTGTGATGAATAGTGTTGCACCAAATCTAGTGTAACACTATTTACACACTCAATTTGATGTGAAAATTGGTGTTGGTTGGAGCTCAAAACACCAATTTTTACATCAAATTTAGAATTTCGTGTAAAATTTGATGTTGGATTGGAGATGGTCTTAGTATAATGAATACTATGGGCCAAATGTCGGAGTTGCTTAACAGGTAAGGTTTTTAACTTTTTGCTGTGCGGTTTGGTTTTTAATTGGTGGGCAGTCGAACATTGTTTAGTTCCCCTTTGCATCAGCTATCATGTTATTTGTTGTCGCTACTTGTTCTCTTCTTAAATGTTTTCAACATGATTTCTTTGCTACTTTATTTGCTTCACATACTTAACATTACGTCGTGAAGGTAAGATAGGAGTAGGGCTTCATCGCCTTCCCCAGAATCCATGGACTTGGATGACTAGAAAGATTATGGGCGCAAAAATATTTGATCAAATACAACAAAGAGATAGAAGAAAGGGGAGCTTGATCAAACAAATATACTTATTTCTGGTAGGGGACTGTTGAGTCCAAAAGCACACGCAAGTGCACATGGTCACTCAAGTAGTACATCGATTCTTTCGACCTGAATTATCAAATCCAAAGGATTTCAAGTCAGTAAATACCAATTCTCTAACGTCTAAACTAGATTTACTCAAGcgacaaatatttttatgaatttgtcTATAACTATTGATTAAACactatcaaaaattaattacttaaattaCATGATCTCAAACAAGAGAATTTCACAATTTGGAAAGGTATCAAAGGGTTGTAGCATATAGATCCATCTCCGGTATAACATTGATTTATCCTAGTATTCTACAGATTACCCTCATTATGGATTTGCAAGGTTCATTTTACGATCACGATTTTCCCACCTATAATCGCCTACCACATTGACAACCTAACTACATCGATGAGCAGAGTTAGGCATGAATCAATGACGGAGCATAAAGCATTCATTTTGCATAATAACCAAGCATGATATATAAGTATAAGACTAACCTATATATGAAACATTCTAGACTTTACCCTAGAATGAACACACTTCTGACATTCTTTGGTCTATCCCTCTTTCATCTTTCAAGTTCAAGAGCGAACAACAAGTTTATTTAATGTTGATCAagcattaaaataataaaataagaatgcGAGCATAAATCATAAGATAACCCTTCTCATACTAGAAACAAATTGTATTAAACCATTAACCGTAGCTACAACCCTAGGATAAAGAATTTTAGCAACTCATAGCACAAAAGATGATGAAATAATGTTTAGTAATCATACAAAGTTTACCAAGATAAGGAAATGGAAAAAACCCTCAAAATGTAGAAAAATCACCCAAAGTATTGTGCTCCCGTGTTTTTGGAACTTGTTAAATATAAAAACAGCACACTTAAACTATTTATAGTCTAGAATAAAAATATGTGGCCAATTTCTGGTGTCCAGGTCCGCGACGCGGACTTAATCCCTCGCCTAAAGTTTCACTCAGATGAAACCTCTCGACGACGCACTCCTATCGCGCACTTCACTGTTAAGTGGAATGTCCATTATGTATACGCGTATTAGTTCTGCGAAGCGGAGGTGTTCCCTCGTAGTGTATTTTTCATCGTCTTGGTCTTTTTTCTCCGCAActtcatcttctcttttctGACCTCTGTCCAGGTGCCCTATTGATCTTAGACGTATTTATATGACTAACAACCATCCCATATATATAGCCGAGTGAGGATATTTTTGGTGGTTAAGTCAAGTATTTATAGTCATTTTGATTCTGCATCTTCTAATCAATATAATTAGATGTTTCTAGTCGAAGATCAATGAAAAATGAACTAAAATTGGATACCGAAACATGGGCCGGAGAGTAGAACAAGAAGTGGCAGAAAAGAAGGGCTAAGAACTAGAAATAGCACTACGAAAGATCACCTCCGCGTGGCGGAGACATTCTGTCCATGCAGAGAAGGAACTTTCCATAACAGGGGAGTTCGCGATAGCAGCGCGTCGCGGAGGTCATTTCCCCCATGAGAAAAGTATTACGAGGGAACAGGTCCGCGACACAAAAATCGTCCCTCGTGTTTTATTTTTAGACTATGAATATTTTAACTCTCTTATTGCACTCTACACTTTCTAAAAAATGGAAGCTAAGGCAAAAGATGATTTTTATACTAAATTCTAGTGTTTTACTTCTCCTTCTACGTCTTGGTAAAGACTTGTATGATTTGTAATACGTTCCATCTTTTTATTTGGTATTATGAGTAGCTAAAATCCCTAGTCCTAGGGCTGTAGCTATGAATTATGGTTTAATGTAAATTTGTTCCTTGAGTGAAAAGGATTGTTCTCTATTTTGTGCTTGCattctcatttcattattttaatgcttgatcaatattgaaatatatatagtGTCCACTCTTGAACTCAAAAGATGAATAGAGGGATAGACCAAGGAATGCAAGAGGTATGTTCATTCTAGAGTAAGTTCTAGATTGTTTTATGTACAGGATAGGTTTATAACTATGAACCACATGTGGTTAAAATGCAAGATGAATACTTAGTGCACTGTTGTTAATTCATACGTAACGTCGCTCGATGATGTAGTTAGGTTATCAATAGTGGTAGGCGATAAGAAGTCAAAATATTATGATCGTAAAATGAACCTTGCCAACTCACAATAAGTCAACCCTTTGAACCTTGGAATAGAAACACATTGAACCGGAATTTGAGTTATTCTACAACTATGGGATGTCTTTCCAACTTGTGAAGTTTCTTTGTTGAAATCATTTATTTATAGTAGCTAATTCTTGTTAAGGTTGAAGTAGTAGTTAAACAAATTTCTTAGTCTAATGAATACTTGAGTGATTTAGATAGTCATTGTAAATTCTTATTCGTTGATTTGAAGTCTCTTGGGTACGAATATTAGACTCAAAAGAGTCTATTTACTACTTGAGTAATCACATGCACTTGCGTGCGATTTTGGACGCAACAAGTTTTTGGCGCCGCCGAGGACTTCTAAATCAGCAGAAATCTAATTCGTTCAGACCTCTTCAAACCCATTAAGAGGTttcctaaaaaataaaacaaatgaacttaatgAGCTGAATCTTAATGATCCTGATTCAAACCTAAAAATTAAACTTACTTAATAGGCTGAATTTGAATGATTAATATTCAGACctccattaagtgcaaacaaataaaaccttattaaGTTATCAACAATAAATCATCATTTCTCTGCTTTTGGCTAAaagactttctctctctaatctcaatcaaacaccatttttCGCTCTTGAATTGGAAAGTTTTCATAAatcctttcaatttttttatattaataattttcttgtattgacgTGTGTCAAGAACATTGGCtgcaaaaatattttcagtacattgttgtttatcaaggtttttgattgaaaacatagtttttatattaataCTTTTCTTGTATTGACGTGTGTCAAGAATACCggttgcaataatattttttgtgtgttgttgtttatcaatatttttgaataaaaaatagcACTCTGAATCATGATTactaaaacttttaatttttttttaatcaaaagagatatattttgttgaaataaaatttttataatactttatcaatataatgttcaatttcattgacatattcaaatattgaaaaaaacaacattaattatttaagtttcAGATTTAGAGatcacatcttaatattcagatgtgtattcaaATCAAAACACTCAGATCTTAATacaaatcttaatattcagatttctattcagattcagacctcttaatcttaatgaaaacaaatgaggcctaaataaacataaattctTATACTAACGGATGGTTTCATTGCACACACACACTTAGGATTCTTCCTAATTAATTTATGTGCTCTCGTAATATTTTATGAGTATATATTTTAGCCTGTCTAATATTTTTGCTTTCCTTCATTTGATATTGTTAAGGGTACACACACTACAATGCAGCATCAAAGTGATACTTTCTTGTTTAGGCCCCATTTGACCATGAAAACTAAATACCAAATTGGAGTTTGGAGTTGAAGTTGTGTTTGACCATGAATATAAGTTGGAGTTGTTTTTGTATTGCTGTGAAAGAAGTGAgagtgaaaaaagaaaaaatttgtttttcaaattcGGAATTATACTTCGAATTGAATTCTAGAAATTTTATGGCCAGACCTCTTTTTCGGAATTTAACTTgggaaaaagcaaaatttttCCCTGGCAAATGTCCACTTATATTATCAGGGATTTATCTAGATTTGGGGCAAAGTTTGGTCCACGTCATTGTTGTTTcgaaataaaattttgtgagtTCTAAAGCTACGAAGAATATCTTATAGCAAGTATTGTTTCAATAATAATTGAGATTGTATAAAATGGAATTATATGTCTGAAAATTAAGGGCACTACAAGGCGTACTTGTTGATTTGAATTATCTATTTTTCCCGTATAATATCAActaatgatttatttatatagattgatttcatctcttttttttgttggcttcttcttcatttcttaaCTTATATAGTTCTTTTCGGATGAAGGCTAGAATTAAtctttttttggtaataaactataaaattttaCCCTACACACTAGAGCTGGGAAAATTTTTACACACTAGAGCATAGAAATTAGATTTTTTCATATCTTTGTTTGGtgttaggcatttgactttttTCTAGGTAGTAGGTTCCTTCTAGTTCCCCTAGCAATTTCAAGTAGTATTAGATAGGAAACTCCTGACTAGGAGTAGTACCTAGCTTAGAGTAGTTGAAATCTACGTCATATTTACTAGACGAGGAACCAAACTCCGACCTACACCTCTATTGGGTTGATGTGTTTTTTCCGTTTATATTGCCCTAAATCATAGAAGATAGCAAACATGTAATTCTTTCCCTCAATTATGCACTGATGTATATTTACAGATTGAATTGATTCATTCTTACTATATTTATTAGACGGAGTTTCTCGATTGGTGGATCATCTCGACCTACAAATAGTAACacgattatttttattttagtcaaATGAAGCAAGTACGTAAGAcgtaataaaaattaaacaatcaTCTACTTATTAGTACACTAATTGTGACATTGTTTACAGATGGAAAATCATAATCCTTGTTCCGAAAATCCAGCTACTTGATTTTCCTCTCTTGTTGTGCAAAGAGTTGTTTGATTTGGTATCCCACCACAATCATAGTTATTGTGAATAATTTGCTTACTCTGCATTAATATCAAATAAGATTCTATTCCTATCAACTTTTTGAGATGCTTAGCATGTTCTTGTACTTCTCCAAATTAGATCATCTTTTGTTTAATATTGTCAATATGCCGATATCTCTTTAGTTTATCTGCAGGTTCTaggaaataaaaaagatttaactTCTTGAAAGGTGGTTTTAAAAGATAGTTGATATTAGGagtttgttctttaattttacCCTTCATGTGTCATTATGTAGATTGTAACTTGTATCAATATTTAATCCTATTCATATCCATGAAAAGTTGTTTAGTGTATCAATTCATGATAAGTAATAGTTTAGTTCATTCCTTTACGGATTTTTCCAGTACTCAACCTAGgatttctttttttgtgtgtgcaGAAATTATTAAACCATTCTCATTCTAAAACAAAAGATTAAGAGTGCCAACTTCCTCTTGGATTTGTACCTTATTCTTTCCTCTTGTATACATTAAGAACACATTTGTCTTTTCCAActttaacaaaatcaattattcTCTTCTCACAAGGTGCAAAATAAGCTACTGTCCATATAAGGCTTCTAAtacttttaacaaaatttactcTCGTACTGGTTTTCTCTTTCTACGGGTAACCAACTATTTCTTGGTAACATGTCCTTTGCTAAGATCCACGATAAagtcctttatttttcttgttgtttGGAGCCATCCCTAATTAGCTCCAGTAGAACTTTGTAGCGTGAAAAAAATTCGCCAAGTACTTTTGAAGGAAGTAGTTGCCGGAAGCGCACTGAGAAGAGAGACATCAACCTATGATTCCCAATGGTTTGTATCACGATGGTATTCATGTTTTTATACATGAAATTtcatcttttgatatttttattttattatttcaggtTATAGTGTGATGTTTAAATATTCCAATATGATGAAGAGTTGAGAACATTATTTGATATGATAGATTATATTAGCTCAAAcataataagtttattttttggtaGTGACAGTGATACTTTGGATCAGTActtccttttatttgtttagaTTATATCagatatattctatttttataaattaatagtaattTTTCTTTAGCACTTCTCAAATTCTGTTGCCACTAAGAAGCTCTCTATTACTGATaatattgtttgatttttttattataaaaattctcTCAAGAACTACAATacaagataattattttttaaacgaaTGCAATATTTACTATTAATGACAACTAAACAGTTATCATTGATGTTGGTGACTTTAGCATCAATGTAAAAGAATTTCCAACCATAAAATGAATTGTAAAAGGGCAAATTTAAGTCATTTCACATTGCATATTGTGGCCTTCAGAATTGTTGTTAAAGATGTTCACTATTAGTggcaatttaattaaatttactttACATTAAAATGGACTGTATAGTAACCATTCTGATTGCCACAAAATAATAGTTGGTAAAACTATTGACTTTTAACGGCAATTTGATTGATTTAATGGCTATGAGAATGGACATCAAAAAAGAATAGTTGGTAGTTATAAATTAGATTTAGTAACCAATATAATTGCCATAAAAAATTGCCTCTAAAGCTAATAGTTATTGGTGGCAATTAAAGACATACTTTACCAACATTTTTTATAAAGGCCACAATAGCCTTTGCCGACCCCAGCATCACCGGCCAAAGACCAATTGCTGGTAAAAGATATAGCAGCAATTGTTATTGCCGTAAGAGCCATTTTTATTGTCTCTAAAGCCCGTTATTGTACTAGTGGCACCGAAGGCAAAAGttgttgaagaaaaagaaaaacacgtAGAGGAAGCAGAATTCAACGAACAAAGGGTGAATGGGG
The DNA window shown above is from Solanum lycopersicum chromosome 11, SLM_r2.1 and carries:
- the LOC101245122 gene encoding uncharacterized protein, which produces MDKEKVEQLKIQMQQWLNEAEEFINHIPPVQLYTAVGVVLFTLILLLIIRLFKRTTSNTIVLTGLSGSGKTYLFYQLRDGSAHQGTVTSMEPNEDSFILHSEKDKKGKLKLVHIVDVPGHSRLRPKLDEFLPLAAGVVFVVDSVEFLPNCRPASEYLYEILTKASVVKKNVPVLLLCNKVDKVTAHTAEFIRKQLEKEIDKLRTSRTAVSDADISNEYTLGVPGEPFAFSQCHNSIIIAEASGLTGEISQLEKFIRENVKP